The genomic segment TGATGATCCTATTGATGAACAGGATAATTCACAAGTATCGGATGATAATTCCAGATCTGGTAATAACAGAAATCACAGAAATGATGCGGATAATAGGAGACCAAACAGGAATTACAATAATCACTATAATAACAAAAACAGAAATAACGATAGTAATCACAATAACCAGAGTGACTACGATGGAAGAAAGAAACATTATTCCGATGGAAAAGCTCCAAGGGAAAGAAATTTTGAAAAACCAATTACAGGTAATAAGAATGAAGACAACAAAGGAAATTAGACAAGATTTTATCGATTTTTTTATCGAGAAGGGGCATACGGAAGTAAAGGCTTCCTCAGTGATACCTTATGATGATCCAACTCTGCTTTTCACAAATGCAGGTATGAATCAATTTAAGGATGTCTTTCTGGGAACAGGAAAAAGAGACTATTCTAGAGCTGTTAATAGCCAAAAAGTTATCAGGGCTGGTGGGAAACACAATGATCTTGATGAAGTTGGGAAAGATAGTTATCATCATTCTTTTTTTGAAATGCTTGGGAACTGGTCTTTTGGAGACTATTACAAAAAAGAAGCAATAGAATGGGCATGGGAACTTCTTACTGATAGATGGGAATTACCAAAAAATCGTTTATATGCCAGTGTTTATAGAACTGATGATGAAGCGATGGAATTATGGAAAAGTGTAACAGATATCGCTCACGAAAGAATTTTGAGATTTGATGAAAAAGATAATTTTTGGCAAATGGGTGAAACAGGACCATGCGGCCCATGTACTGAAATTCATTTTGATAGAGGTGAGGATTTTTGTAATAAAAAACATGTTCCAGGGCATGTTTGTAGCGTGAACGGTGATTGTGAACGAATTATTGAAGTATGGAACCTAGTTTTTATTCAATATGATAGAAGTGAGGATGGTAAATTAACTGAGCTTCCAAATAAACATGTTGACACAGGTATGGGGTTTGAGCGTATTTCTATGGTTTTACAAGGTGTCGATTCTAATTATCATATTGACCTTTTTAAGCAAATAATTGACGAGATAGAAAAAGTAACAGGAGTTAAGTATCTAAAAGGTGCAGAAGGTACTCCTCACAGAGTAATTGCCGATCACATCAGGTCTCTAGTTTTTAGTATTGCTGATGGTGGGTTGCCTAGTAATGAGGGAAGAGGTTATGTTCTTAGAAGGATTTTGAGGAGAGCTTCTAGATATGGGCTGAAACTTGGTATGGAAAATCCATTTTTATATATGCTTGTTGAAAAGCTTTGCGAAATTATGGGTGAAATGTATCCCGAAATTATAAAATTTAGAAAACATGTTGAAAATGTTATAAAATCAGAAGAGAAATCATTTTTAAGGACTCTTTCAAAAGGAGTGGCTCTTTTTAATGAAATCTCTGATTCAATGAAAGAAAAGAACATTTCAATTGTACCTGGTGAAGATGTTTTCAGATTGTATGACACTTTTGGATTTCCAAAAGATTTAACAGCTCAAATGGCTGAAGAGTCTGGATATACTATTGACGAAAATGGTTTTAATGTAGAGATGGAGAAACAGAAAGAGTTATCCAGAAAAGGTAGTAAATTCAAATCTGAAAAAATTCTGGACTGGATAGAGGTTACCGGTCTAACTACTACAAAATTTGATGGATATATAAATCTTTCTGGTCAATCGAAGATAGTAAAATATGCAGTGGATGGAAAATATTTGAAAATTGTTCCAGAAGTTTCATATTTTTATGCTGAATCTGGCGGACAAGTATCGGATCTTGGATTCATAGAAATAGATGATGTACAATTTGAAGTAAAAAATATTCAAAAAGATGGTGAGTACTTTGTGATATCAATTGAGATGCCAGAGAGTATACCTTTGATTGATATTGATACCATGATTAAGCAGAATATTGATAAAAAATTCCGGGATGATTGCAGAATTCACCATAGTGCCACACACCTTCTACATGCTTCAATCAGGAAAGTAATCGGTGATCATGTAGCCCAGGCTGGTTCATATGTAGATAGCAAATCTCTAAGGTTTGATTATTCTCATTTTGAAAAACTGTCAGAAGAACAGATCAAAAAAATTGAAACTATAGTAAATGATGAAATTCGATCAAATTTTGAGATTATTACACTGGAAACTTCAATTGAAGAAGCTAAAAAAATGGAAGCTACTGCTCTGTTTGGCGAAAAATACGGAGATTTTGTCAGAGTAGTAAGCATGGGAAAATTCTCTACCGAATTGTGTGGAGGTACTCATGCAAAAAGAACTGGTGATATCGGATATTTTAAAATAACAGCAGAAAATGCTATTGCAAGTGGAGTGAGAAGAATTGAAGCTGTTTGTGGTAGTGGAGCGGTTGAACTTTCTAGAGAACACCAGAATTTAACAAGTTACTTTAAAGAATCTTTGGTTTGTAAAGAAGCTGATATTATTGATAGATATGAAAAATTGGTGATGGATAAAAAAAATCTTGAGAAAGAAATTGTCGCACTAAAAGAAAAAATCTCGATTATGGATTCCTTAGCTTTGCTTGAAAAAGTGGAGATTATAAAAGAAATAAAAACTATTAGATCAATTGTTTCTACAGACGATGCAAAAAGTTTAAAAACAATGGCTGAATCACTAAGATCAAAACTAGATTCTGGAATAATTCTTCTGGGAGCAGCAATCGATGGAAAAGCTTCACTGGTTTGTGCTGTTACTGATGATTTGAAAGGTAAATATAAAGCGGGTATAATTGTTGGAGCAGCTGCTAAAATTGTTGATGGTGGTGGTGGTGGTGCACCTCATCTTGCAACTGCAGGTGGAAAAAATTGTGAAAATCTTGAGAAAGCAATAAACTCATTATTAGAATATATTTAAGGGAGGATTTCATGAGAAGAATAATAATGTTTATTACTCTTGTTACTATGGCATTAGGTTTCTATTCCTGTAGTGATGATAATTCAACTGAACCAAAGCAAGACAGGCTATTGGGCTGTAAAATTTATGATTTAGATGGTGAAGAGGTTACAGGAAATGAGATAACAACTCAAAGAGAAAATGTGAAAATTAAACCAGATAGGTTTAATAATATTTATGAACTGGGCTCATTCTATTATGATGAGGAAGCAGGGGAAGAGATTCACAAATATTGGTACTTCAAATTTAAACCAAATATGGATTCTGAAGGAAATGTAATTTATCCAGATAGTTTTGTTGTTACATTTCCTTTAAATTATTATAAGGCTGAATTTACGCTAGAACCTTCGGATCTAAAATGGGTAAGTGCTAATGATTCAGAAAAACCCTTCATGCTTTACATAGATGAGTTTATTGATGATGCGGAAAATGATATTTATTCTGTAAAAGGAAGATTTTCTGGATTAATCGAACAGGAAGATGGTGGTTTGCCTGATAAATATGAAATAAGAAACGGGTATTTCAAAACTAACGTTTTTCTTGACGAATAATTTTTTTTATCAGTAAAATTAGGTTGTCCCGAATAATCTCTCGATTTTCTTAATGAGTTGTTCGGGGCTTTCTATTTTAAGTATCTCACCATTATAAGCTACGGAAACATTTCCAGTTTCTTCGGATACAACAATAATTACAGCATCACTTTCTTCTGACAATCCCAAAGCGGCTCTGTGTCTGGTTCCATATTTTGCTTCCAAATCCTCCCTTGATGTGATTGGAAGTATACATCTTGCTGCAAGTAATACATCATTTGCTATCACAACAGCACCATCATGAAGTTCAGATCTAGGATAAAAAATAGTTGTCAAAAGATCCGAAGTAACTTCACTTTTCAAAGGAACACCTGTATCCACAACAGCTTTTAAGCCAACATTTTTTTGCAATACAAAAAGACCGCCGAATCTTTTTTCTGATAAAGCGTATGCAGCATGGACTATTTCATCAGTTACAGTTTTCACTTCAATTTTTAAAAATTTTCTAATAAGTTTATTTTGTCCTATATACATGAGAATTCTTCTAAATTCAGGTTGAAAGAGGATGAAAATCAAAAGCCAAAATACCGTACTTATAGATTTAACCAACCATGAAAGAATAGTAAGATTTAACAGGTCTGCAAAAAAACCAATTAGAAGAATTGTAAATATACCAATAAACATTGTTATAACACGTGTATCTCGGACAAGGTTGAACAATTTATAAATTATGATCGTAAAAAGCAGAATATCTACAAAATCTGCCAGGTTGAAGTCTATAAATCCTATTTTAAATAAAACCATTTTAAATTTCCAAAATTATTGGACAATGATCTGATCCCATAACCGAGTTATCAATATCAGCATTTTTTATTTTTTCTGCAAATTCATTGTTAACAAAAAAATAATCAATTCGCCAGCCTGCATTATTTTTCCTGGCATTGAACATATAGCTCCACCATGAATATTTTACTGTATCAGGATTCATTTTTCTAAAAGTATCAGTGTATCCATTCGATATATATTTATCCATCCACTCTCGCTCAATTTGTAAAAAACCAGATCTATTTTCATTAGCTTTTGCATTTTTTATATCAATTTCTTTATGTGCAGTGTTGTAATCACCACAAACTATAATATTTTTTCCTTCATTTTTTAATCTGTTTACATATGCTAAAAAGAGATCATAGAACTCCATTTTAAATTTCAACCTATTATCATCTTTTTGTCCATTGGGAAAATAAATATTCATTAAAATAAAATTTTTATAATCAACCCTTACAACTCTCCCTTCATTATCAAATCTCGGTTCACCTAAACCATAAGAAACATGAAGAGGCTCCTCCTTTGAGTAGATAACGACTCCACTATAACCTTTTTTTTCAGCAAAAGACCAGTATGAGTGATAGTCTAGTGGATTTTTAAGATCCTCTTCAATTTGATCTTCTTGGAGTTTAGTTTCCTGAAGACAAATAATATCAGCATTATAATTTTTAAACCAATCTAGAAAGCCTTTGTTTTTGATTGCTCTCAAACCATTAACATTCCAAGAAACGATTTTCATGCAAACCTCCATTTCAATAATAAAAATAACAAAATATTAGAACACTCTGGTAAATGCAAGTGTAAAGGGAGGTTGTTTATATAACTATCCATTTTATATAAGATTTTATTGTTTAGTTATACATTTATTTTAATCAAAAGATTATAATCCTCATAAAAATAAATGAGGTTGTCAAGTTTTTTAACAACCTCAATTATATTAAGTTTATTTAGGTCCAAAAGATTTGATAATTTTTTCAGCAGTTTCACTGCCTTGTTTAATTCTATCCGCCATACCGATTCCATTGTGAAGATTACCTGCAATATAAAGATTGGAATGTTTATTATGAAGCTTGTCAATCATTTCAAATCTATCTTTACTTTCTTTTCCGTATTGCGGAATTGCCCATTCATGTTTAATTATTTTGAAGAGATCAGGGTTGAAGTTTTGCAACTGCATTAGATCTTTTATTTCATTTTCAATTATTATTTTCAATTCATCTTCATCTTTCTTATAAATATCCTGTCTTCTGACTCCTCCCATAAATACAGACAATAGTGCACCCTTTTTCGGTGCTCTATCGATAAAGCATGATGAAAGATAAAGCACACCAAGTATATCCCTGTTTTCCTTAAAAGGAATCAAACCACCAAATCCGTCTAGCGGAATTCCATCCCACTTGTTAAACCCAAGGATAACTTCAACAACTTTAGTGTAATGCAAATTATTCAGTGATTTAAGCTCATTTTGATCGAGAAATTTTAACATTGAAGGTAAACTATATGATCCAGTCGCAGTTACAATTTTTTTTGCTTCAATATTGATATTATTATTGTTTTGGGAAAAGTTGATTTCATATCCACTTTGAGACTTATTTATCGAAACATTTTTTGCATTTAATCTGAAATTTTCTTTTCCACTTTTATTATATAAACTTTCAGTTAATTTTGATAAACCTCCTTGTACCGAAAAGATTTTTCTCGTAACTCTTTTTTCCATTTCAGTCTTTGGTTCCCTCATTTTTTTGAATGCTCCACCTATAAAACTACCATAATTTTGTTCTAAATTATACAATTTTGGTAAAGCATATTTTGGTACAATATAATTAGGATCACCAGCATATACTCCAAGTATAAATGGATCAATTGCGTAATCTAAAAATGATTTACCCATACGTCTTTTTACTAGTTCTGACAGTGTTTCATCTGGATTTTTACCTGGTTTTCTAAAAGGTTCAAGTAAAATTCTAAATTTATCATACCAGGTAAACAAAGGTGTAAATGCTCCAGTAATTGGACCTGATGGAATTTTAACCCATTTTCCATTTTTCAAAACATATCTTTTTTTTGATTTTTCATTAGCGGTCTCTAATTTCACTGAACTAGACAGTTCATCGAAAAGCTTAACTACATATTCATTTCCAACTATGCCTGAATTAGGTCCAATTTCATAAATAAAACCCTTTTCGTTGAAAGTATTTATTACTCCACCGATATCATTTTTTTCATCAAGGCAGATAAAATTTATATCCGCTTTTTTTAAATAATAAGATATTACAAGCCCAGTTAATCCAGCCCCAACAATTGCTACATCATATTTTGTCATTTATAAACCCCATAATCATTTTAATTATATTTTCATCTGAAGTAGTAATCTTTGCTCTTGATATTTTTTTTACTCCATTGTTTTTTGCGAATTGAATTAGTTTTAAATCTATATCATAAAGTGTTTCAAGATTTTCGTTTAGAAAACTAATTGGAATTATAATAATTTCATCAATATTATTCTTTTTGAGATTGAGTATGGTTGAACTTGTGGTAGGCTCTAACCATTTTTGACCCTTTATTTGAGATTGATAGGAAACAGAGTGTTTTAACCCTAACTTTGTTGCAATAAGCTGAGCTGATTGATTTATGTGATAGTCGTATTTATCATTAAATTTTGATATAATAGATTCGGGTATGGAATGAGCCGAAAAAAGAAGGTGTGGTGAAATCATAGAGTTACTATTTATTTCATTTTTGATCATCTTAATCCAAAAAGCTATAAAAAACTCATTTCTATAGAAATTATCGAAAATCTTAACAGTACAACGGGCTTTATTCTTTAGAAAAGATCCAATATCGTA from the Candidatus Delongbacteria bacterium genome contains:
- the hemG gene encoding protoporphyrinogen oxidase yields the protein MTKYDVAIVGAGLTGLVISYYLKKADINFICLDEKNDIGGVINTFNEKGFIYEIGPNSGIVGNEYVVKLFDELSSSVKLETANEKSKKRYVLKNGKWVKIPSGPITGAFTPLFTWYDKFRILLEPFRKPGKNPDETLSELVKRRMGKSFLDYAIDPFILGVYAGDPNYIVPKYALPKLYNLEQNYGSFIGGAFKKMREPKTEMEKRVTRKIFSVQGGLSKLTESLYNKSGKENFRLNAKNVSINKSQSGYEINFSQNNNNINIEAKKIVTATGSYSLPSMLKFLDQNELKSLNNLHYTKVVEVILGFNKWDGIPLDGFGGLIPFKENRDILGVLYLSSCFIDRAPKKGALLSVFMGGVRRQDIYKKDEDELKIIIENEIKDLMQLQNFNPDLFKIIKHEWAIPQYGKESKDRFEMIDKLHNKHSNLYIAGNLHNGIGMADRIKQGSETAEKIIKSFGPK
- the cdaA gene encoding diadenylate cyclase CdaA, with protein sequence MVLFKIGFIDFNLADFVDILLFTIIIYKLFNLVRDTRVITMFIGIFTILLIGFFADLLNLTILSWLVKSISTVFWLLIFILFQPEFRRILMYIGQNKLIRKFLKIEVKTVTDEIVHAAYALSEKRFGGLFVLQKNVGLKAVVDTGVPLKSEVTSDLLTTIFYPRSELHDGAVVIANDVLLAARCILPITSREDLEAKYGTRHRAALGLSEESDAVIIVVSEETGNVSVAYNGEILKIESPEQLIKKIERLFGTT
- the alaS gene encoding alanine--tRNA ligase, whose protein sequence is MKTTKEIRQDFIDFFIEKGHTEVKASSVIPYDDPTLLFTNAGMNQFKDVFLGTGKRDYSRAVNSQKVIRAGGKHNDLDEVGKDSYHHSFFEMLGNWSFGDYYKKEAIEWAWELLTDRWELPKNRLYASVYRTDDEAMELWKSVTDIAHERILRFDEKDNFWQMGETGPCGPCTEIHFDRGEDFCNKKHVPGHVCSVNGDCERIIEVWNLVFIQYDRSEDGKLTELPNKHVDTGMGFERISMVLQGVDSNYHIDLFKQIIDEIEKVTGVKYLKGAEGTPHRVIADHIRSLVFSIADGGLPSNEGRGYVLRRILRRASRYGLKLGMENPFLYMLVEKLCEIMGEMYPEIIKFRKHVENVIKSEEKSFLRTLSKGVALFNEISDSMKEKNISIVPGEDVFRLYDTFGFPKDLTAQMAEESGYTIDENGFNVEMEKQKELSRKGSKFKSEKILDWIEVTGLTTTKFDGYINLSGQSKIVKYAVDGKYLKIVPEVSYFYAESGGQVSDLGFIEIDDVQFEVKNIQKDGEYFVISIEMPESIPLIDIDTMIKQNIDKKFRDDCRIHHSATHLLHASIRKVIGDHVAQAGSYVDSKSLRFDYSHFEKLSEEQIKKIETIVNDEIRSNFEIITLETSIEEAKKMEATALFGEKYGDFVRVVSMGKFSTELCGGTHAKRTGDIGYFKITAENAIASGVRRIEAVCGSGAVELSREHQNLTSYFKESLVCKEADIIDRYEKLVMDKKNLEKEIVALKEKISIMDSLALLEKVEIIKEIKTIRSIVSTDDAKSLKTMAESLRSKLDSGIILLGAAIDGKASLVCAVTDDLKGKYKAGIIVGAAAKIVDGGGGGAPHLATAGGKNCENLEKAINSLLEYI
- the xth gene encoding exodeoxyribonuclease III, translated to MKIVSWNVNGLRAIKNKGFLDWFKNYNADIICLQETKLQEDQIEEDLKNPLDYHSYWSFAEKKGYSGVVIYSKEEPLHVSYGLGEPRFDNEGRVVRVDYKNFILMNIYFPNGQKDDNRLKFKMEFYDLFLAYVNRLKNEGKNIIVCGDYNTAHKEIDIKNAKANENRSGFLQIEREWMDKYISNGYTDTFRKMNPDTVKYSWWSYMFNARKNNAGWRIDYFFVNNEFAEKIKNADIDNSVMGSDHCPIILEI
- the hemH gene encoding ferrochelatase, whose amino-acid sequence is MRSIILIDMGGPQTISEYKFFLNNMFFDRHIIPAPKLIRFLLSKYITYKRLKKGWENYQLIGGTPLKNSMNSLLNKVETIIDNSKDKISIAYSYVTPRINEVLKENYDKGIRDFTLISLYPHQCYCTTSSVRYDIGSFLKNKARCTVKIFDNFYRNEFFIAFWIKMIKNEINSNSMISPHLLFSAHSIPESIISKFNDKYDYHINQSAQLIATKLGLKHSVSYQSQIKGQKWLEPTTSSTILNLKKNNIDEIIIIPISFLNENLETLYDIDLKLIQFAKNNGVKKISRAKITTSDENIIKMIMGFINDKI